The Rhodothermia bacterium genome has a segment encoding these proteins:
- a CDS encoding XdhC family protein, with amino-acid sequence MDTAFWQKIVDALMIHRPVTLLVVVQSLGSSPGRVGFKMAVTDDDLWGSIGGGLMEMNMVTAVRAQKESDGVVKLRRQVHRKNAPEASGMICSGEQTIVSLPLLYKDLGAIIKIANGVKNRCGGLSVRPTGLHFLEESPTSTHDFSQEGRDFTYTENLDQRPLLLLIGGGHCGLALSELMSRLGFFVHLFDNRPDLNTIAENHFADQITIADYNAIAQYLPECDQAYVVVMTFGFATDELVMRQLLGRKFAYFGVLGSATKMKTLLQKLKKDGFSPKMLSEIRTPIGLPIHSKTPMEIAVSIAAEIIQTKNRPHHVGV; translated from the coding sequence ATGGATACTGCTTTTTGGCAGAAAATTGTTGATGCCCTCATGATACACCGCCCTGTAACCTTATTGGTGGTGGTTCAGAGTTTAGGAAGTAGCCCCGGACGGGTTGGCTTTAAAATGGCTGTAACGGACGATGACCTTTGGGGGAGTATTGGTGGTGGACTGATGGAAATGAACATGGTGACGGCAGTGAGGGCACAAAAAGAAAGCGATGGCGTGGTAAAACTTCGCAGGCAAGTTCACCGGAAAAATGCGCCTGAAGCCAGTGGGATGATTTGCTCTGGCGAACAGACCATTGTTTCCTTGCCATTGTTATATAAAGACTTAGGGGCTATAATAAAAATAGCCAATGGCGTAAAAAACCGTTGTGGTGGCTTATCTGTTCGCCCAACAGGATTACATTTTCTGGAAGAGTCCCCAACCTCAACCCATGATTTTTCACAAGAAGGAAGGGATTTCACATACACCGAAAATTTGGATCAGCGACCGCTACTCCTATTGATTGGCGGGGGGCACTGCGGATTGGCATTGTCGGAATTGATGTCGCGGCTTGGGTTCTTTGTGCATCTTTTTGATAACCGTCCTGACCTGAATACCATTGCCGAAAACCACTTTGCCGACCAAATCACCATTGCGGATTATAACGCAATAGCGCAGTACCTTCCGGAATGTGATCAGGCGTATGTGGTGGTCATGACGTTTGGCTTTGCAACGGACGAATTGGTGATGCGCCAACTTTTAGGACGGAAATTCGCCTACTTCGGGGTTTTGGGGAGTGCTACCAAAATGAAAACGCTCCTCCAAAAACTTAAAAAAGATGGCTTCTCCCCAAAGATGTTGTCTGAAATCCGCACCCCCATCGGATTGCCCATTCATTCCAAAACCCCGATGGAAATTGCGGTAAGCATTGCCGCCGAGATTATCCAAACGAAAAACCGCCCTCATCATGTAGGGGTTTAA
- a CDS encoding class I SAM-dependent methyltransferase: MGFFQRLIRKINTAIHTQRGIDLMASMYNDETGIPFENGYWYESSAELPELKKLLKTIKPHKQEAIIDLGCGKGATLLLFKKAGFGTVEGVELSDKLVDIARRNMQILNKDIFIHHADAALFMDFDRFTHVYFFNPFPEKVMRCVAQHLTASLLREDRPLMVIYYNPTCHSVLMESGVFRLDKAILASDQRHWIYTYLHTPENGISLSNFKS; this comes from the coding sequence ATGGGCTTTTTTCAACGCCTGATTAGAAAAATCAACACGGCAATCCACACCCAACGTGGTATAGACCTTATGGCCAGTATGTACAATGACGAAACAGGCATACCGTTTGAGAATGGGTATTGGTATGAGTCTTCTGCCGAGTTACCGGAGTTGAAAAAACTCCTAAAAACCATAAAACCGCACAAACAGGAAGCCATTATAGACCTTGGTTGTGGCAAAGGAGCAACCTTATTATTGTTCAAAAAAGCCGGATTCGGGACTGTGGAAGGTGTGGAGCTTTCTGACAAATTGGTAGATATTGCCCGCCGGAACATGCAAATTTTGAACAAGGACATTTTTATACATCATGCAGATGCCGCCCTTTTTATGGATTTTGACCGTTTTACGCATGTCTATTTTTTTAATCCATTTCCCGAAAAGGTAATGCGATGTGTTGCCCAACATCTCACGGCTTCTTTGTTGCGTGAAGACCGACCCTTGATGGTCATTTATTACAATCCAACATGCCACTCTGTGCTTATGGAAAGTGGTGTGTTTCGCTTAGATAAAGCCATTCTTGCTTCGGATCAACGGCATTGGATTTATACCTATCTCCATACTCCTGAAAATGGTATATCATTGAGCAACTTCAAATCCTAA
- a CDS encoding methylated-DNA--[protein]-cysteine S-methyltransferase, with protein MTNTFFYYVESPIGLLELRADSEKVTAIYFDGGKGASTVRQPQSNVQPPPIRLATEELHAYFSGHLKTFTFPMQQIGTAFQQKVWEELTHIPYGETLSYLELSRRIGDVKAIRAVGTANGRNNLSIVVPCHRVIGQNGQLTGYGGGLWRKDWLLKHEAKWAKGVLTLF; from the coding sequence ATGACAAATACGTTCTTTTATTATGTAGAATCTCCAATTGGCTTGCTTGAACTGCGGGCAGATTCCGAGAAGGTCACCGCTATCTATTTTGACGGTGGGAAGGGCGCTTCTACAGTTCGACAGCCCCAAAGTAACGTGCAACCGCCGCCAATCAGGTTGGCGACAGAGGAACTCCATGCCTATTTTTCGGGTCATCTAAAAACGTTCACCTTTCCAATGCAACAAATAGGAACGGCTTTTCAGCAGAAGGTTTGGGAAGAACTGACCCACATTCCATATGGCGAGACGCTTTCGTATTTGGAACTTTCGAGGAGAATTGGGGACGTAAAAGCAATTAGGGCCGTAGGAACCGCCAATGGTCGGAATAACCTGAGTATTGTTGTGCCTTGCCATCGGGTGATTGGTCAAAATGGTCAATTAACGGGTTATGGAGGCGGATTGTGGCGGAAAGATTGGCTCCTGAAGCATGAGGCCAAATGGGCAAAAGGCGTACTTACATTGTTTTAA